The Streptomyces rimosus genomic interval GTCCGCGCAGGGCGAACGCGGGAACGCGCCCGGCCCGCCGGAGCGGAAGGCCGCCTTCATTGGTCCGGACCGGACTATTGCTCCCGCCGGAGCCGACGCTCCAAGCTCACAGAATGGACCTGGAATTGCGGCATTTAACGGCGATCCGGACGATAGCCGACGCGGGCAGCCTCACCAAGGCCGCCGCACAGCTCGGCCTGGCCCAGCCCGCCCTGAGCGCCCAGCTGAAACGGATCGAGCGCACCCTCGGCGGCAAGCTCTTCGAACGCGGGCGCTTCGGGGTACGGCCCACGGCGCTCGGCGAGTTCGTGCTGGAGCGGGCGCGCGTGGTGCTGCCCGCGATCAGCGAGCTCCAGCAGGAGGCCGTACGGTTCGGCAGCGCGGGCAGCAGGATGACCGGCTTCCGGCTCGGCGGCACCCACGGCCCGCTGCTGGGCGGCCTGGTGGACCGGCTCGCGACCGCGCACCCGGGCGTGCCGGTGACCACCTTCACCACCTGGTCCGAGCGCGAGATCGCCGCCTCGGTCGCCGCCGGACGCCTGGACTTCGCGCTGATCGGCGCCTGCGGGGAGGCGCCGGCGCCCGAGCCGCAGCGGCTCAGCTGGCGGGAGATCGCGGTGGACCCGGTCTTCGTCATGCTCGCCGACCGCCACCCGCTGGCCGGACGGCGCGAGATCGGCCTCGCGGAACTGGCCACCGAGGCGTGGGCGGACGTGCCGGGCGACGGCTGTTTCGCGGACTGTTTCACCCTCGCCTGCGCCCGCGCCGGCTTCACCCCGGCCCGGGTGTACGAGACGGACACCGCGTCCTGTATCCACCTCGTGCAGGTCGGCCGCGCCGCGGGCCTGTGCAGGGCGACCCTGCCGCCCACCCCCGGGATGGTCACCAGACCCCTGGCCGGTACGCCGCTGACCTGGCGCCACCTGGTGGGCTGGCACCCGGCGACCCCCGCCGCGAACTCCGCCGCCGAGGTCGTCGCCCAGGCCCGCGCCGCGCACGCCGACGCCGCCGCGCGCAGCGAGAGTTATACGCGGTGGCTCGCCGACCACCGGACGGCGGCCGGTGCCGGGCCGATGCCGGACGGCGCCGGTCCGCAATCGTCCGGCCATGAGGAGGCCGATCCAGGGCCACCGAAACCGACCGGCTACCCAGGTCCTCCGGGAGATATCCATAACATTCCGCAGAAGGACAACTGACATCTTCTGCGGGCCGCCGCACGGCTCCTACGGTTTCCGCACCTCCACCCCCCCCGAGACCGAGGAGACCTCCCCCATGCGCCACAGACACGCCCGAGCGGGCGCGTGTGCCGTCATCACCACCGTCGGCGCACTGGTCCTGACCGCGCTGCCCGGTTCCGCGGCGGCCCAGATACGGCCGGACTCGACGACCCCTCGGACCCCCCACCGGTCGGCCGCCGAGACCCTGTCCGTCGGTGCCACGTCCGACGCCGTGTACCGGGCGATGCAGCGCGACCTCGGCCTGAACCGGGCGCAGGCCGAACGGCGGCTCGCCAACGAGGCGGAAGCCGGCGCCGTGGCCGGGCACCTGAAGAACGCGCTGGGCACGTCCTTCGCCGGCGCCTGGGTCAGCGGCACCGAATCCGGCACGCTGACCGTGGCCACCACCGACACCGCGCGCCTCGCGGCCGTCCGCGCGGCCGGTGCCCGGGCCGTCCACGCCTCCCACTCGCTCGCCCAACTGGACGCGGCCAAAGTTAAGTTGGACCGCGCGGCACAGCACCGCACGGCTCCCGAGGCGTCCTCGTGGGCCGTGGACGTCCGGACGAACACGGTGCAGCTGCGGGCCGCCGATCCCGCGGCGGCCCGGACGTTCGTCGCCTCGAGCGGCGCCGACCGCTCCCTGGTCAACGTGGGCGCCACCGCCGAACGCCCGCGTCCCCTCTACGACCTCCGCGGCGGCGACGCGTACTACATGGGCGGCGGCCGCTGCTCCGTGGGCTTCCCCATCACCCGCGGCAGCCAGCAGGGCTTCGCCACCGCGGGCCACTGCGGACGCGCCGGAACCTCCACCACCGGCTACAACCAGGTGGCCCAGGGCAGTTTCCAGGCATCCACCTTCCCGGGCCGGGACACCGCCTGGGTCGCCGCCAACAACAACTGGACCTCCACGCCGTACGTGAAGGGCCAGGGCGGCCAGAACGTACGGGTCGCCGGCTCCACCCAGGCGGCGGTCGGCGCCTCCATCTGCCGCTCCGGCTCCACCACCGGCTGGCACTGCGGCACCATCCAGCAGCACAACACCAGCGTCACCTACCCGCAGGGCACCGTCAGCGGTGTGACCCGGACCTCGGTGTGCGCCGAGCCGGGCGATTCCGGCGGCTCCTTCATCTCCGGCAGCCAGGCCCAGGGCGTCACCTCCGGCGGCTCCGGCAACTGCAGCTCCGGCGGCACGACCTTCTACCAGCCCATCAACCCGCTGCTCCAGGGCTACGGCCTCACCCTGAAGACCGGCACCAGCGGCTCCGAGGACCCCGGCCCCAGCGAGCCGGGCGAGACCACCTGGGCCGCCGGCACCGTCTACGAGGCGGGCGCCCAGGTGACGTACGACGGGATCACCTACCGCTGCCTGCAGGGCCACCAGGCCCAGCCCGGCTGGGAACCGGCGAACACACCGTCCCTCTGGGAGCAGGTCTGAGAACCACGGCGACCGACGGTGGCTGAAGCCACCGCAGGCCACTGAGGTACGGCACCGATCCGCACCGGTCCCCGTACCGCCCGGGGCCGGCTGGTACGAGCGCTCGCGTACCGGCCGGCCCCACTCCTGTATCTGCGTCGTCCGCGTGTGGTCGCCCCGTCACTGCGTCCGCGGTCCGGCGTCCGGCGCGGTCCGGGCCGCCGCCGGCCGTACGGGCGCCCCGGCCGGCCGGGCGGTGATCACCAGCGTGCCCTCCTCGATCTGGTAGTCCAGCGGCAGGCCCAGGCCGCGCATGGTGGCGACCATCCCGGTGTTGGACGCCTGGGTGATCGCGTACACGCTCGTGCAGCCCGCGTCCGCGGCCATCTGGACCAGCCGGCGCAGCAGTTCGGCGCCGATGCCGCGCCGCTGCCAGGCGTCCTCCACCAGCAGCGCCACCTCGGTCTCCTCGCCGTCCCACAGCAGATGGCCGAGCGCCACCAGCCGCCCGGACGCCGTCTCGACCGCGAGCGTACGGCCGAAACGGGGGCTGAGCAGGTGGTTCAGATAGCGCTCGGCGTCGGCGACCGGGCCCTGGTAGCGCATCGCCAGCGTCCGGGCCGAGCAGCGGTCGTGCAGCGCGCGGGCCGCCGCCAGGTCGGAGGGGTCCGCGCGGCGCACCGTGATGGGGTTGCCCTCGGGCAGCGTGAGCACGTCACGGAGCGGCGGCACCCGCTGGCCGAGCCGGGCGTCCAGCTCGACGAGCGCCCGTACCCGCGCGAACTCGGTGGGCGTGAAGGGAAGGTGCGGGCGTTCGATGGTGACGGAGCCCCCGGACGGATCACGGAACGTCATGGTGTGCTCTTCGAGAATGCCCTCCTCCGGCACCGGTTCGGTGTCCCGCTGTGCGTTCCGGGTCCGCGCGGGCACCGAACGGATGGTGCAGCGGCCCAGCAACTGGCGTAGCGCGAGCGGAAGTTCGGCGGAATCCAGCGCCGTACGGGTGGCCATGCCGAGTATCCGGGTGGGGGCGTCCACCAGATCGTGCGCGTCCGCCCGCTCCAGCCAGGTGTGCGCGCCGCCCGCCGCGGCGACCGTGCGGGTCAGGTCGGCGGGGAGCAGCGCGGCGGGGGCGCGCAGCAGGAACTCGTCCACGGTCCCGTCCGACAGCGGGTGGGTCTGCAGGTTCAGGATGTCCACGCGGTGCTCGGCCAGCGCCGTGCACAGCGCGGCCAGGCTGCCCGGCTCGTCCCGTACGGTCGTACGCATCCGCCACAGCGCCGTCTCCCGCCGCTCCTCCTGGGGAGCGCCGGGGGACCTCGGCGCTGCGGCGCCGGTATCGGTCGGCGGCGGCGCGTTCTCGTGGCGGCGTGCCCACCAGGTGTGGAACGCGGCCGTGGCGATCAGTACGACCGCCGAGCAGCACAGCAGCACCGGCCCGGACGGGCCGTGCGCGATGGTGTTGGCCACGGCGTCCGCCACCGCCACCGCGGTGAACAGGGCCGCCAGCTCGACCAGCTCCCGCCGCCAGTGGTGGCGGTGGGAACTCTTGGCAGATGTCGCGTCAGTCATACGGCCAGCCTCACCGACCGGTGTTGCGTGATCGCGAACGCTCTGTGACCGATGGGTAAAGGAGACATTCGAGGCACAAAGCGACCGGGTGTGTCTGTTCATCCGTCCGGCGAGGTGGCGCCTAGCTGCCGGGCTGCCCCACCCGCCCGGGCTGCAGCACCTTGCGGAACAGTACCTGCCCGTCGTCCTGCCGCAGCCGTACGGTCAGCTCGCCGCTGTCGCCGTCGATGTCCACCTCGCCGAAGAACTGCGGGTTCTCGGCGGGGGAGACGTTCGCCCGCTGCGGCGCCTTGACGAAGGGCTGCGCGGGCCCGAACGTACCGTCCAGCGGCACGGCCGGGAAGCCGCCCGCGTTCAGCGGACCCGACACGAACTCCCAGAACGGCGCGAAATCCTTGAACGCCGCGCGCGACGGGTCGTAGTGCTGCGCCGAGGTGTAGTGGACGTCCGTGGTCAGCCACACCGTGCCGGTGACGCGCCGGTGCTTGATGAACCGCAGCAGCTCCGCGATCTGGAGCTCCCGGCCCAGCGGCGCGCCCGGATCGCCCTGCGCCACCGCCTCGAAGTCCGTCTTGCCGTCCGCGACCACCAGGCCCAGCGGCAGATCGGCGGCGATCACCTTCCACACCGCGCGGGAGCGCGCCAGCGACCGCTTCAGCCAGGCCAGCTGCTCGGCGCCGAGGATGCCCTGCCGGTCGTCGGGCTGCCGGTTGGGGGAATTGGCGTTGCGGTACGTGCGCATGTCCAGCACGAACACGTCCAGCAGCGGCCCGTGGCGCAGCACCCGGTAGACCCGGCCGCCCCGGTCCGAGCGGA includes:
- a CDS encoding LysR family transcriptional regulator; the protein is MDLELRHLTAIRTIADAGSLTKAAAQLGLAQPALSAQLKRIERTLGGKLFERGRFGVRPTALGEFVLERARVVLPAISELQQEAVRFGSAGSRMTGFRLGGTHGPLLGGLVDRLATAHPGVPVTTFTTWSEREIAASVAAGRLDFALIGACGEAPAPEPQRLSWREIAVDPVFVMLADRHPLAGRREIGLAELATEAWADVPGDGCFADCFTLACARAGFTPARVYETDTASCIHLVQVGRAAGLCRATLPPTPGMVTRPLAGTPLTWRHLVGWHPATPAANSAAEVVAQARAAHADAAARSESYTRWLADHRTAAGAGPMPDGAGPQSSGHEEADPGPPKPTGYPGPPGDIHNIPQKDN
- a CDS encoding carbohydrate-binding protein → MRHRHARAGACAVITTVGALVLTALPGSAAAQIRPDSTTPRTPHRSAAETLSVGATSDAVYRAMQRDLGLNRAQAERRLANEAEAGAVAGHLKNALGTSFAGAWVSGTESGTLTVATTDTARLAAVRAAGARAVHASHSLAQLDAAKVKLDRAAQHRTAPEASSWAVDVRTNTVQLRAADPAAARTFVASSGADRSLVNVGATAERPRPLYDLRGGDAYYMGGGRCSVGFPITRGSQQGFATAGHCGRAGTSTTGYNQVAQGSFQASTFPGRDTAWVAANNNWTSTPYVKGQGGQNVRVAGSTQAAVGASICRSGSTTGWHCGTIQQHNTSVTYPQGTVSGVTRTSVCAEPGDSGGSFISGSQAQGVTSGGSGNCSSGGTTFYQPINPLLQGYGLTLKTGTSGSEDPGPSEPGETTWAAGTVYEAGAQVTYDGITYRCLQGHQAQPGWEPANTPSLWEQV
- a CDS encoding GNAT family N-acetyltransferase — protein: MTDATSAKSSHRHHWRRELVELAALFTAVAVADAVANTIAHGPSGPVLLCCSAVVLIATAAFHTWWARRHENAPPPTDTGAAAPRSPGAPQEERRETALWRMRTTVRDEPGSLAALCTALAEHRVDILNLQTHPLSDGTVDEFLLRAPAALLPADLTRTVAAAGGAHTWLERADAHDLVDAPTRILGMATRTALDSAELPLALRQLLGRCTIRSVPARTRNAQRDTEPVPEEGILEEHTMTFRDPSGGSVTIERPHLPFTPTEFARVRALVELDARLGQRVPPLRDVLTLPEGNPITVRRADPSDLAAARALHDRCSARTLAMRYQGPVADAERYLNHLLSPRFGRTLAVETASGRLVALGHLLWDGEETEVALLVEDAWQRRGIGAELLRRLVQMAADAGCTSVYAITQASNTGMVATMRGLGLPLDYQIEEGTLVITARPAGAPVRPAAARTAPDAGPRTQ